The Bdellovibrio bacteriovorus genome includes the window TTTGATGATCGTTTCTTTAGGACACAAAGTTATCAACGGAAACTGCGAATTCAGCACCCCTTCTTATCACCGTTTCAATGTTTTAGGTGGTGGCGCTTTCGTGGTGAGTGAACAACAAGATTAATCTTAAAAAAAAGGCACTAAGATGAGCAACTTTAAATCAGAACAAATCAAGACCGTGATCAAGGATCTTTTAAAAAAGAAAAAACTGACTTACGAAAACGTCGCCGAAGAACTTGAGTGCTCGGTGCCGACCGTGAAGCGCATTTTAGGCCCTGAAGAGTTAAGCCTTCCCCGTTTGCTTCAGCTTTGTGAACTTTTAGATGTAACTTTCGGGGAAATTGAAACCCTTATCCACATCAAAAAAGACGACCAAGAAGAGTTCACTTTGCCACAACAAGAATTCTTGGCTAAGAACTCTTCGTACCTAGCTTATTTTATCGCGCTGTATTCCTTCACTCCGGAACAAATTGCCGAAAAATATAAGCTAAACGCACGTTCAACAGACAAATACCTGCTTCAGCTTGAAAAGCTCGAGCTGATCAAAGTCACCGGTAAGCTGCGCGTAAAGCCGGCGTTTAAAAACCTTCCAGGGCTAGGTCATGGAGTTTTGGCCAAAGCATACTATCGAAATTTTATTAGCAAAGGCGCAGAATTCTTTATTCAGAATATCTCTGACGAGCTAAGTGCTTACAACCCTAAGTCCGAAGATAAGATACCTAAAGGCTTTAGCATGAATGCCACCAAAGTCAGTCGCGAGTCTTACACGAAGTTCGTGCATGAACAAAATAAAGCCCGCGAAGCCTTTATGAAGCTTGCTTCTTACGAAGAAAAATCTTTACCGGAATCCGAGCTGCAGACGATGGTCATCATGCACGCTTTCACCATCGTGGATAACGAAGACAAAGTACTTAAAATCGTTGAGAACACTTTAGGAGAAATTAAAAACCTTTAGTTTGAAGTTTAAACCTAAACTTCCAAAATCAAAGTCACGGGGCCGTCATTAAGAAGATCCACCTTCATGTCGCCCCCGAAGACGCCACCCAGGGTTTTAACCCCTTCTGCACGACTTAGCTGCAATGATTTTTCATAAAGGACTTTAGCGGCATCAGGTTTTTCGGCATTCACAAAACTGGGCCGACTGCCGCGGCTGACATCACCCAATAATGTGAATTGAGAAACGATCAGATGCTCTCCTTGGATATCTTTAACAGACAAGTTCATCTTGCCTTCGGCATCAGGAAAAATTCGCAAAGCACAGATCTTTGTTATCATCTTTTTAAGCTGTTCTTCACTATCACCTTGAGCGATCCCCAAGAGTGTTAATAAACCCGGGCCAATTGAGGAAATCAATTGCCCATCCACGGTGACACTGGCTCTTTTAGCTCTTTGAACGACGGCTTTCATGCCCTAGGATTCTAAGATAAAAAAATACGCTTTACAACGACGCGCAGGATGCTGCCGGATTATAAACAGGCCAAGATGTCGTATCAGTATCAGTCAATCCCATTTCTGGGTGAGCACGTCCCAAAAATCCCTCTTGAACCATGACTTCTCGCACGGGCACTAAGAGATCTGAGAAATCATTGACCCCTAAAAAGGTGTCTTTATTAATAACCCAAGCACTTTCAGGGGAAGGATGAATTAGGGCCAAGCACTGTCCGTTTTCAAAGCAGCCGTTCTGGTCTGGCGTTGAATTCATGCCGACCTCAATACTTTCCCCGCGTCGATCCAAGATCTCACAACCCGCAGCATCCCTTAAGATCCCTTCACGAGTGATAAATCCGCCATCTAAAGAGAACTGGGTCTCTTCTTCGCATCGTCGTACAAACAATCCATTTTGCGAAGCCACGTTAAGGATTCCCTGCTTAGAAGGGCTTTCTATTTCTGCGCCATAAATAATGCCGGAAAAAATAGCTTCAACTTCACGGCTAAAGTTGCGACAGTCCCGCATCCCCAAAACTTTCATGTTATTATCGACAAACACCTCAGAAAAAGTTCCTTTGCCGCACCCTTCGCTATGAATCTGAATTCGGTGTGCTTCCACTTCATTTTTAATATTGGTCATAGAAAATGCCCTTAAACGCATTTCACCCTGCAACGGAATATCCAGATTTTTTTCTTTAAGCAGACAATAGTATTTATCTAAACCCGAAAACTCTTGTTGATCTACGGTCGTCGCGGGCCTGCGCTCTGGCGCTTTTTCTGGAACCAAATCCTCAGCCTTCACTTCAAGCGCAGGAATTAAAGGAACTGACTCGGGGGCAAGGATTTCGCTCGCCGAAGTTTCCTTTGTCGTTTTTTCTTCAAAATTTTGGATTTTATAAAAAAGAATCGCCGAGCCGAGTATCGCTGAAACTAACAACACTTTTTTCTGCATTTAGAAAGGCTAGCAGCAAGAATGCCTTTTTCAGAGGGGAAAATCGTCAGGTATCAAAATGAGACCCTGGAATTTTGACGCCTGTCGAGGGGATCGACAGGCTTAAAACCCTTAGACAGTGAACTCCACCCGTGTGGTGTCGGTAAATAGCAGTTCTTCGAATTGCGCTTTGGTGAAGATAATATCCGCTAAACGCCCGGCCATGTCGTGAATCTCTGCATTGTTACCTAAAGAGGTGCACAGGACCTTTTGCACAGACTTGCCTTGCAGGGACTCTAAAACTTGAAAGCCCGTTTTGTCCGAATTCTCAAAAATAAGATCCGTGATCACCGTCCCAGATACTTCACCTTTGTATTTTTCAAATTCATCCGGTGACGAGTACCCGACCACGTGAGCCCCTAAGTCTTGTAAGCGCTTTAGCCATCTTTCGCGAACGGTGTTGTTATCTTCAAGTAAAATCACATTGCGATGAAGGTGCAAAACTTGTGGCACAAGACCGCTAGAAAAAGTTAAAAGAAAATGCGCGCCTGGAGTCTTATCTTGCAAGACCGCATCGCCGCTCAGTCCCTTGAAAGTCTCACGCACTTGCCACAAACCTAAACCCGAACCATCGGCTTTATTGTGAGTTTCGCCGCGCTCAAAAATCCGTGCTCGAATTTCTGCCGGCACTCCGGGACCATTATCGCTGAGCTCAATTTCAATCATGCCGTCTTTGACCTTCTTAACATTCAAGCGCACTTCGACCGGGACATTTTTAGCCGCCGCCTCTAATGAGTTATTAAGCATGTTTGAAATCGCACGTTCTATCGCCGTCGGGTCTGAGGTCTTTACCAAAACATCTGGAGGGCACTGCAGGTGAATCTTTAAACGTGTCCACGATTTTTCGTAAGCGTCTTTAAGTTCGGCTAAAACTTCTGACAAGTTTAAAACTTGCGCCGCAGCCCCTTCATACAATCCGCCGCTGCGGAATTTCTTTAACAGATCATCGGAAATACGATGCAGGCGCACGATGGATTTATCAATCAGATCGGCGGCTTCCGGATTTATGTTGCCTTTGTATTCGTTGGCAATCATCAACGCCGTTAACGGCGAGCGCATATCATGCGCCACTTGCGTGGCGATTTTAAGACCTTGTTCGGCGCGCGCGGATTTAACAACTAAGTTTGAACGCAAACGCTGCATTTCCAAATCGGCCACTTGACGGTCGCGCAGACGCAAGTGACGAATCAAAAGCAAAGGTGCTATGAAAAAATGCGCCAGCATCAAAACAAAAGGAACTTCAAGCAGAAACAAAAGCTTATTAAAGAAGTACAAACTTGCAAAAGCGATCACAAAATAAGACAGGATCACGGCCCCACCCCAGAGTGT containing:
- a CDS encoding helix-turn-helix domain-containing protein, translated to MSNFKSEQIKTVIKDLLKKKKLTYENVAEELECSVPTVKRILGPEELSLPRLLQLCELLDVTFGEIETLIHIKKDDQEEFTLPQQEFLAKNSSYLAYFIALYSFTPEQIAEKYKLNARSTDKYLLQLEKLELIKVTGKLRVKPAFKNLPGLGHGVLAKAYYRNFISKGAEFFIQNISDELSAYNPKSEDKIPKGFSMNATKVSRESYTKFVHEQNKAREAFMKLASYEEKSLPESELQTMVIMHAFTIVDNEDKVLKIVENTLGEIKNL
- a CDS encoding sensor histidine kinase, with product MKKKLLGCLLISFLMIHPLVSNFLQDWGISVGAKLNDFMMLTLPRPAPSGKVAVVGSAIPENFAAIQKNLQVLLDQKPLFVISTLPLPLKNASSAEIQEFVKFASGHPNLYFYSNYPDKDPLSLAQHPDFKKTQHVFIPLTQDRGSDGMTRRLIIDYDVNDPSIDHPLMGVLGKYGISSKVEDFPTYPWEISLQTHLRYRHPAVAPIILLNQLPKSVEGQILILGLDDVMNDDGWGSAISGDYMTLSQRVALDLETLIQKDAVDRFMRTSRQIFAFIFVFAYLCGVLFLSPVAATLWGGAVILSYFVIAFASLYFFNKLLFLLEVPFVLMLAHFFIAPLLLIRHLRLRDRQVADLEMQRLRSNLVVKSARAEQGLKIATQVAHDMRSPLTALMIANEYKGNINPEAADLIDKSIVRLHRISDDLLKKFRSGGLYEGAAAQVLNLSEVLAELKDAYEKSWTRLKIHLQCPPDVLVKTSDPTAIERAISNMLNNSLEAAAKNVPVEVRLNVKKVKDGMIEIELSDNGPGVPAEIRARIFERGETHNKADGSGLGLWQVRETFKGLSGDAVLQDKTPGAHFLLTFSSGLVPQVLHLHRNVILLEDNNTVRERWLKRLQDLGAHVVGYSSPDEFEKYKGEVSGTVITDLIFENSDKTGFQVLESLQGKSVQKVLCTSLGNNAEIHDMAGRLADIIFTKAQFEELLFTDTTRVEFTV
- the dtd gene encoding D-aminoacyl-tRNA deacylase, translated to MKAVVQRAKRASVTVDGQLISSIGPGLLTLLGIAQGDSEEQLKKMITKICALRIFPDAEGKMNLSVKDIQGEHLIVSQFTLLGDVSRGSRPSFVNAEKPDAAKVLYEKSLQLSRAEGVKTLGGVFGGDMKVDLLNDGPVTLILEV